From Candidatus Methylomirabilota bacterium, a single genomic window includes:
- a CDS encoding ABC transporter ATP-binding protein — protein LNPAETGEAMTLIRALQAEGITVLMVEHIVWALMDISRRIIVLSAGEKIADGLPAAVARDPAVVDVYLGTDEGSHSSA, from the coding sequence CTCAATCCGGCAGAGACGGGCGAGGCCATGACGCTCATCCGCGCGCTTCAGGCCGAAGGCATCACGGTGCTCATGGTCGAGCACATCGTGTGGGCGCTCATGGACATTTCCCGCCGGATCATCGTGCTGAGCGCGGGGGAAAAGATCGCCGATGGCCTGCCCGCGGCCGTGGCCCGCGATCCGGCCGTGGTGGACGTCTATCTCGGCACCGACGAGGGATCCCATTCCTCTGCTTGA